One Gossypium hirsutum isolate 1008001.06 chromosome A11, Gossypium_hirsutum_v2.1, whole genome shotgun sequence genomic window carries:
- the LOC107902334 gene encoding cellulose synthase A catalytic subunit 2 [UDP-forming]-like: MDTGGRLIAGSHNRNEFVLINADENARIKSVKELSGQTCQICGDEIEITVDGEPFVACNECAFPVCRPCYEYERREGNQACPQCKTRYKRIKGSPRVEGDEEEDDIDDLDNEFDYDALDPQQVAEAMLGGHLNTGRGFHPNGSGLPAHSEIDSFPPSSQIPLLTYGEEHSEISADHHALIVPPFMGHGNRVHPMPYTDPAVPLQPRPMVPKKDIAVYGYGSVAWKDRMEEWKKWQNEKLQVVKHKGGNDGGNGEELDDADLPMMDEGRQPLSRKLPIPSSKINPYRMIIIIRLAILGLFFHYRLLHPVRDAYGLWLTSVICEIWFAVSWILDQFPKWYPIERETYLDRLSLRYEKEGKLSELASIDVFVSTVDPMKEPPLITANTVLSILAVDYPVDKVACYVSDDGAAMLTFEALSETSEFARKWVPFCKKFNIEPRAPEWYFSQKIDYLKNKVHPAFVRERRAMKREYEEFKVRINGLVSAAQKVPEDGWTMQDGTPWPGNCVRDHPGMIQVFLGHSGVRDVEGNELPHLVYVSREKRPGFEHHKKAGAMNALIRVSAVLSNAPYLLNVDCDHYINNSKALREAMCFMMDPTSGKKVCYVQFPQRFDGIDRHDRYSNRNVVFFDINMKGLDGIQGPIYVGTGCVFRRQALYGFDAPVTKKPPGKTCNCLPKWCCCLCCCSRKNKKTKQKKDKTKKSKQREASKQIHALENIEEGISESNTLKSSEASQIKLEKKFGQSPVFVASTLLEDGGIPQNASPASLLSEAIQVISCGYEDKTEWGKEVGWIYGSVTEDILTGFKMHCHGWRSVYCIPKRPAFKGSAPINLSDRLHQVLRWALGSVEIFLSRHCPIWYGYGGGLKWLERFSYINSVVYPWTSIPLLVYCTLPAICLLTGKFIVPEISNYASLIFMALFISIAATGILEMQWGGVGIDDWWRNEQFWVIGGVSSHLFALFQGLLKVLAGVSTSFTVTSKAADDGEFSELYLFKWTSLLIPPTTLLVINIIGVVVGISDAINNGYDSWGPLFGRLFFAFWVIIHLYPFLKGLLGKQDRMPTIILVWSILLASILTLMWVRINPFVSKDGPVLEVCGLNCDD; this comes from the exons ATGGACACTGGAGGCCGACTCATTGCTGGTTCTCACAACAGAAATGAATTTGTTTTGATAAACGCAGATGAAAATGCAAGA ATAAAGTCTGTGAAAGAATTGAGTGGGCAAACGTGTCAGATCTGTGGGGATGAGATTGAGATTACAGTGGATGGGGAGCCCTTTGTTGCCTGCAACGAATGTGCTTTCCCTGTGTGCAGACCCTGCTATGAGTATGAGAGAAGAGAAGGAAACCAAGCTTGCCCGCAGTGCAAAACCAGATATAAACGAATCAAAG GCAGTCCTAGGGTTGAAGgtgatgaggaagaagatgacatAGATGACCTGGACAATGAGTTCGACTATGATGCTTTGGATCCTCAACAAGTTGCTGAGGCTATGCTCGGTGGGCACCTTAACACTGGCCGTGGTTTCCACCCTAATGGCTCTGGATTGCCTGCACATTCAGAAATAGATTCTTTTCCTCCTAGCTCCCAAATTCCTCTCTTGACCTATGGTGAGGAG caTTCGGAGATTTCTGCTGATCATCATGCTCTCATTGTACCCCCATTTATGGGTCATGGAAATAGAGTTCATCCAATGCCTTATACTGATCCAGCTGTACCTT TGCAACCAAGACCAATGGTTCCTAAGAAAGATATAGCAGTATATGGTTATGGAAGTGTTGCATGGAAGGATCGGATGGAGGAGTGGAAGAAATGGCAGAATGAAAAACTTCAGGTGGTTAAGCACAAAGGGGGGAATGATGGTGGAAATGGAGAGGAGCTGGATGATGCTGATTTGCCAAT GATGGATGAAGGCAGGCAACCACTTTCAAGGAAGCTACCCATTCCTTCAAGCAAGATAAATCCTTACAGAATGATTATCATAATCCGTCTTGCAATTCTTGGCCTCTTTTTTCACTATCGACTTCTGCATCCAGTTAGGGATGCTTATGGCTTGTGGTTGACATCTGTAATATGTGAAATATGGTTTGCTGTTTCGTGGATTCTGGATCAATTCCCGAAATGGTACCCTATAGAGCGTGAAACATACCTTGATCGGCTGTCTCTGAG GTATGAGAAAGAAGGGAAATTATCAGAATTAGCTAGTATTGACGTTTTTGTGAGTACAGTGGATCCAATGAAAGAACCTCCACTAATCACTGCAAATACAGTTTTGTCCATCCTTGCTGTTGATTATCCTGTCGATAAAGTCGCATGCTATGTATCAGATGATGGTGCTGCCATGCTCACATTTGAAGCTCTCTCTGAGACATCTGAATTTGCTAGGAAATGGGTTCCTTTCTGTAAAAAGTTCAATATTGAGCCCCGTGCTCCAGAGTGGTATTTTTCTCAAAAGATAGACTACCTAAAAAACAAGGTTCATCCAGCTTTTGTCAGGGAAAGGCGAGCAATGAAG AGAGAATATGAAGAATTTAAAGTTAGAATAAATGGACTGGTATCCGCAGCACAGAAGGTTCCCGAGGATGGTTGGACAATGCAGGATGGAACTCCATGGCCTGGAAACTGTGTTCGTGACCATCCTGGCATGATTCAG GTTTTCCTAGGTCATAGTGGTGTGCGCGATGTGGAAGGAAATGAGTTACCTCATCTAGTTTATGTTTCTCGTGAGAAGAGGCCAGGGTTTGAACACCATAAAAAGGCGGGGGCCATGAATGCTTTG ATACGAGTCTCAGCAGTCCTCTCAAATGCTCCTTATCTTCTGAACGTTGATTGCGATCATTATATTAATAATAGCAAAGCACTAAGAGAAGCAATGTGCTTCATGATGGACCCCACTTCAGGGAAGAAAGTCTGTTATGTGCAGTTTCCTCAAAGATTTGATGGAATTGATCGGCATGATAGATACTCAAACCGAAATGTTGTGTTCTTTGAT ATCAACATGAAAGGATTAGATGGCATACAAGGACCTATTTATGTCGGAACAGGATGTGTTTTCAGAAGGCAAGCACTTTATGGTTTTGATGCACCTGTTACCAAGAAGCCTCCTGGCAAGACCTGCAATTGTTTGCCAAAATGGTGCTGCTGCCTCTGCTGTTGTTCTAGAAAGAACAAGAAAACAAAGCAAAAGAAAGACAAGACGAAGAAGTCTAAGCAAAGGGAAGCTTCAAAGCAGATACATGCTCTTGAAAACATAGAAGAAGGAATTTCAG AGTCAAACACTTTGAAGTCATCTGAAGCTTCACAAATTAAATTGGAGAAGAAGTTTGGTCAGTCTCCTGTGTTTGTGGCTTCCACTCTTCTGGAGGATGGTGGAATTCCTCAAAATGCGAGCCCTGCATCATTACTTAGCGAAGCAATCCAAGTCATAAGTTGTGGTTATGAAGATAAAACAGAATGGGGAAAGGAA GTTGGCTGGATTTATGGTTCTGTTACTGAGGATATCCTGACAGGATTCAAGATGCACTGTCATGGCTGGCGATCTGTGTACTGCATACCTAAAAGACCTGCTTTTAAGGGTTCGGCTCCTATTAATCTCTCAGATCGTCTACACCAAGTTCTTCGTTGGGCTCTTGGATCTGTCGAAATTTTCTTGAGCAGACATTGTcccatttggtatggatatggggGTGGATTGAAATGGTTGGAACGATTTTCATACATAAACTCAGTTGTATATCCATGGACCTCAATTCCATTGCTTGTTTACTGTACCCTTCCAGCTATCTGTCTCCTTACTGGGAAGTTTATTGTTCCTGAG ATTAGTAATTATGCCAGTCTAATATTCATGGCACTCTTCATATCAATTGCTGCAACTGGTATTCTTGAGATGCAGTGGGGTGGCGTTGGAATTGATGACTGGTGGAGGAATGAGCAGTTCTGGGTGATTGGAGGTGTATCATCACATCTTTTTGCCCTCTTTCAAGGTTTACTAAAGGTTCTGGCTGGGGTCAGTACAAGCTTCACTGTAACCTCTAAAGCAGCAGATGACGGTGAATTTTCCGAGCTTTACCTCTTCAAGTGGACATCCTTGCTTATCCCTCCTACCACGTTATTGGTCATAAACATTATTGGTGTCGTGGTCGGAATCTCAGATGCCATCAATAATGGGTATGATTCTTGGGGCCCATTGTTTGGGCGACTATTCTTCGCCTTCTGGGTTATTATCCACCTTTACCCCTTCCTCAAGGGTTTGCTTGGGAAACAAGACAGGATGCCAACCATTATTCTGGTATGGTCTATTCTGCTGGCCTCAATCTTGACTCTTATGTGGGTACGAATAAACCCATTTGTCTCAAAAGATGGACCTGTACTAGAGGTTTGCGGGCTGAATTGTGATGACTAG